The Desulforegula conservatrix Mb1Pa sequence CTATGTGCTTGAAACGCTTTTTCACCTTGTTCGCCAGCATATCAGCCTGGTTCATGAACTTTGTAATCTGGCTTTGATCGAGGGCCATTTTGAATCTCCTGTAAAATCAAATTTGATTCAGAAAACACAGGATGACCTTATAAGGCAAGGGGTTTTTGATTTTTCAGGGAAAGAAGTCATTGCTGATCATCATAAATCGGCCAAGGGTTATAAACTACACTTGGCTGGGGGCAGTAGCAATGCGGTCTCTTCCGCAATGTTTGGCAGAATAAAGAGCCTCATCAGCTGCATTGCATAGTTGTTCAATCTCCGGATATGAAGAAAGTGATGCTACTCCGCAACTGAAAGTCGATGAGAAGGTGGTCTGTCCTACAGTAAAACAAATTGAGGCGAAATTCTTCCTGAGCTGATCGAGTATACTTGCAGCTTCATTAATTGGGCATCCTGGCAGAATCACGGCAAATTCCTCCCCGCCATAACGACCGATTATGTCTGTCTTGCGAAGCCGCTGTTTCAGCATGCGGGCCAGGGTAACTAGAACCTGGTCTCCCACGGGATGTCCGTATGTGTCATTGACTTTTTTGAAATGATCTATGTCTATCATGGCAAAACAGATATTTTCATTATGTTGCCTTGCCCGTTCTGCATGCATGGACAGATATTCCTTGATGGTGCTGTGGTTATATAGGCCTGTCATGCTGTCTTTGACCATGTAGGAACGGAGAAGCTTCATCCTTTCTGCCCGGACAGACACTGCTGAGATCAGATGATGGGGCTTTATGGGCTTGACCAGAAACTCGTCCCCGCCCATTTTTCTTGCATCGAAATGAAGATCAATGTCTGTCTCGCTGGAAAGAAATACTATCGGAATGCTTATATAAGTTTCCATCTGGCGGATAGCCTTGGCAAGTTCCATTCCGTTGCATCCGGCCATATACATGTCCATAAGGATCAGGTCTGGTTTGAACTCCGAAAGTAATGACAGGGCCTGCATCGGATCATTAAGAGTGCGGGTCTCCATGCCGACTTCCCTGAGTATGGACGAATACATTTCAGACAGATACGGATCATCATCCACGATCATTATGCGGTTAGGCTCTGGTTCCTCTCTTGTGGTCAAATCATGCAGCGTAGAACATAAGATCGAAGGGTTGGCAGGTTTTACGAAATATGCGCTGGCTCCTGCTCGCACAGCCGCTATGCGTGCGGCAAGATGACTATAGGCAGAGATAAAGACAACAGGTATAGCCTCTTTTCGTCCTGCCATTATATGTTTTATGACATCAGCACCTCCAGTCTCAAGATCATGGTGAACCATATCCATGACAATGGCATCAGGAGGCTCGGTACATGCTGCCTTACGGAATTTTTCCAGATCTACGAAAGATTTGACCTTGAAACCGAAACAGCCTATCTGGGTAGCCAGATTGGAACACTGGATAGGATCATCTTCGCACAGGTATACGATTACTTCCCTGTCCAAAAGAATTTTGGCCGGAGCCAGGGCAAGACTTAAATTTTCTACGCATTCCGGTTCATCTGCCGAGATACAGGAAATCTCGCGTTCTATAATTGCAAGATGTTCTTGCATCTGCCTTGGCCATTGATCAGATGGCGAAAAAGTGTCTTTTAGCGCTGTCTTCACCAGTTGCTCGCCTTTGTCTGCCTCAATGCTCAAATTTTTCAGGCCAAATGAAGCTGCAGTGCCTTTAAGCGTATGGATTTGGCGGTGAAGGTCTTCTAATTTATCGTTGGCAGTGATGTCATGTGCCTCCAGGGCCTCTCTTATTTTATTTATCTGCGCAGGGAGCTGATTTATGAATGCCTTTTTCAGATTCCGCAGGCGTTCTGTGGCTGAAGGTTTCATTTAGTCTCCTTTGCCTCTGCTTTTGAAATAAGCGCCTTAATCAAACTGGGCAGGGCTTCCTGCATATTTTCGTCCTTGGCGAGAATAGCGTCTATATAAGGATGATCAGAGAGTAAAGCTTCGGGGTCTTCACCTGTGAGCAGCAAAAAGGGCTGATTAAAGCCGTTTTGCCTCAGTTCCTCAAAAAGTTCAGCGCCGTTGATTAATGGCATATTCATGTCAGAAACGATGATTTTAATCGATGGATCGACCGATATTTTTTCCAGGGCATCAATACCACCATCCGCCATAATGACTTCAAAACCGGCTGATTCGAGGGCCATTCCTATAAGCTCTGCAGCGAATGAATCATCATCAACCACAATTATTCTGTTTTCTGCTTCTTTCATCGGATTCCTGACCATCTCTTTAGAAAAATCATTTGTATTTTGAGCATGCAAAATATGCAAGATGCATCCTATATCTAAAAATCAGAATTGTTTTGAAAAATGCAATATGAATTCATATGTTTCATTCCCCTTATCCGCCTATGAGATTTCTGATCGTGTCCAAAAGATTGGACTGGTCAAAGGCTTTTTTGACTATATATGCATCTGCGCCTGCCATAATTCCTCTCTTTTTGTCAATATCCTTTTCCAGAGAGGTTACGATGATTATCGGTACACTCAGATAGCGAGGATCGCTGCGCAGTTTTTCGGTGAGGGAAAACCCGTCAAGCCGAGGCATCTCCACATCGGTGATAATCAGGTCATAGATGGTGTTGCGAGTCTTTTCCAGGGCCTCCTGACCGTCATCTGCTGTCTCGACTGTGTAGCCGTAAGCTTCGAGAATGCTTTTTTCTATCTCTCTGGTATTTATGGAATCATCCACAACAAGGATCAAGGAACCTTCAGTCTTGGCCGCACCTTCGGAAACAGGGGCGGTCGACTCTCCGGCAAGCCGCATTAGTTCGGGGACGTGGAGTACATTTATTATGCTGTTTCCCTGACCTATTGTGCCTCCTGTGACAATACGCAGCTGCTTGAGATACTCTGGCAAGGGCTTGACAACCATTTCCTCTCTTCCCAGAATTTCATCCACAAGAAGCCCAAACTTGTTTTCTCCATCCCTGACCACCATAAGAGTAGCATTTTTTAACACTAAGCTGTCTCCTTCAAGTTTCAGGATTCCGGCCAGTCTTTCCACGGGTATGATCTGTTCGCGCAGGCGAAAGGCCTGTTTGCCGACTATTTCAATGATGTCGTCTTGTGAAACTGTGAGCATTTCGACGATGGATGTTTCCGGTAGAGCCATTGCCATGCCTGCTGCCTGAACAATGAAGAGGGGACAAACAGCGAGATTCAGGGGCAGGTGCAAAAAAAATGAGGTTCCTTTTCCCTGCTGAGTCTCTATGGTAACAGATCCTTTGAGTTCATTCACTATATTCTGGCGGACAACATCCATGCCCACTCCCCGGCCTGACAGATCGGTTATGATCGGGCTTGTGCTGAAACCAGGCAGAAAAATAAGGTTATTTATCTCAGCCCTCGACATGTGTTCAAGGGTTGCCGCATCGAAAAGATGCCTCGAAAGGGCTTTGTTACGGATCTTTTCCTGATCAAGCCCTCTGCCGTCGTCGTGGAGTGCTATGGTTACGCCTCCTCCATGATAGAATGCGGTCAGCTCTATTCTTCCTTTGGGAGATTTGCCTGACCTGATCCTTTCCACCGGGGGTTCAAGGCCATGATCCAGAGCATTGCGAATCATGTGCAGGAGAGAATCACCTATGCGTTCACATATTTTTCTGTCAAGTTCGGTGTCACCGCCAGTAATGATAAAATCGACTTCCTTGTCAAAATCCCTGGCCAGATCCCTGACGTTCCGGGTCAATGGTTCGAAGACCGTTGATAAAGCAATCATGCGGAGTTCCAGAGTCGCATCCCGAAGCTCTCCAAACAGATGCTCCTGCATTCTCACTCCGTCGCCAATGATCTGGATTGCCTGGCGCAGATTGTTTTGAGCAGTTTCATAGTTTTCAACGATTCGCCTGGGATTTTCCGATTCCTGTATATCATGATCCAGTATTGCCAGGGCTGAGTCAATATCTTGGGCTGTTATCCTAAAAGTATCTTGTACGTTTTGAATATCCATCCTGAAACGATTGTGATCCGAGATAATCTCCCCCATCAAGCGGATCAGTTCGTCCAGTTTGCCTGCATTGACCCTAAGATACTCAGTCTGGCCGCTGCCGGGCCTGGTGGAATGATTAACCACCTGTTTTTCCTGATCTGTTTCATCGGTTTTTTCATCTATTTGTTCTGCGACAGAAGTCACAGGCTCTGTACCAGAATAATCAGGATCACATATGGCTTTTTTTTTCAGTTCATAGCATAGATCCGCCGGTGCCGCAGGCGATTCATGGCCAGTATTGATCTGGTCGAGCATGGCAGCAATAGAGTCTACACATTTCAAAAGCAGTTCAAATGATCCTGTTGTCAAACTTACCCTGCCACCTCTTACAGCATCAAGCAAATCCTCCATTCCATGGGCCAGTTCGCCTATGCCTGAAAGCTTCATCATCCGCGCCGAACCCTTTATGGTATGGGCAGAACGGAATAGAGAATTTACGGTGTCGCTATCCAGGGGCGATTTTTCAAGGACAAGCAGGCCTTCGGTGAGCCTGGCGCAATGCACTCTTGCTTCATCCACAAATCTTGCCAAAAATTTGGAGCGGTCAATGGCCATGGTCTTGTCCGATTCCTGTCCTGTCAGGTCTTTTTCAAAATGCCGATTTTATGTCGACATACAACCAAAAATTGTTGAGCATTGAAAGTCAATGGAAAATATTTTGTGCCTAGTTCAGATATAGCTCCATTGCTCAGTATTTCGAGGGCAGTCTGGTATCCTGCAATTGCCCTTTTGTTTTCACCCATGAGATGGGTTATTCCCGCCAGATAAAAATGCGCGGGCCAGCATAAGGAGTCAAGATAAACTGCTTTCCTGAAATGCTTTAGCCCTGCTTCGTTCTTTCCTGTCTGATGAGCTATGATTCCAAGCATAAGGCAGGCTGAAAGGCAAAGAAGATCATGCTTGAGGGCTTCATTGCACGCGCTTTGCGCCTCATCGAGACGATGGGCGTCAATAAGCAGGCTGGCCCTTAATGCATGGGCGTTTACAAAGCCTTGGTCCTGACTGATAATCTTATCAAGCACCGACAATGCCAGATCCGGTCTCTCTGCCTGGGCGTGTTCCAGGGCGTCATCAAAAAGGCTTTTGATATTAATCTTTTCAAAATGCTTATCTGGCTTTTCAGGTTTTTTTAATTGCTCTGGCTGCCTTGTATTCTTAGTTATTAAAGGACGAACCGCCTCAGGTTCTTTTCTTCTATGGTGTCTGCGGTCTCTTGAAAGAGTGCCGGGCAGTTTACGGTAGACAAAGAGGCCGTTCATCTCAACCAGGGCGAGTATTCCTAAGTCATGGTGCATGGTTTCTGTCGCGCTTACTATCAAATAACCACCTGTGTTGAGACAGTCGGCAAGGCGGGCGAAGATTTCCTCCTGCACCTGGGCTGGAAAATATATGGACACGTTCCTGTAAAATATGATGTCCGAGTTCTGCATGACCGCCGGATAGATACTGCTGCGCAGATTGGCCGTCTGAAACGTAACCTGGTTCATTATTTGTTTTTTTACACGGAATGTTCCTGCTTCAGCCTCCTCGAAATATCGTTCAAGATATATATGATCCATGCCTCTGAAGGAATATTTGCCGTATATGCCTTTTATGGCTTTAGATATGACGGACCCATCTATATCGACTCCAACAATGTTAAAACGCTGCATGCTTTCAGATCCAAGGATATCATTCAGCAGCATGGCTATGGAATATGGCTCTTCTCCTGTTGAACAGCCAGCGCTCACAATTTTTATCTGGGCATTTGGGCTGTCGTTCATAATTTCCGGAACCAGGCGCTTCATCATCAGGCTGAGATATTCTGATTCCCTGAAAAAATAGGTTTCGTTTACAGTCAGAAGCTCCACCAGACTGTGCATCTCGTCAGGATTCCGTTTGAGAAGGGCAATATAGTCCATGAGGGAATCCATTCTGCGATAAGCCATGCGATTGATCAGCGCTGTGTGCAGGGATTGACCACGGCCGCTATCAAAGGAAAACCCGCATATTTCAAGGAGAAGGGCCTTGAAAGGTTCTAATTGAATATCGCTTATCTCTGGATTGGCGTTCACTTTAGCTCACCATTGTTAAGACCCACAAGCCTTATCAGAACACCTGGAATTTCATTAAGGGACAGCACATTCTCTACCGCGCCTTGCTTGATGGCTATTCCGTTCATTCCGAAGACAACCGAACTTTGTTCATCCTGCGCAAGGGTCGCGCCACCCACTGTTTTTATCGAATTTATCCCGGAAACTCCGTCACTGCCCATACCGCTCAGTATGACTCCCACTGAGTTTTTTCCGAATGCTTCGGCCACGGAACAAAGAAGAGTATCGCATGAAGGGTGGTACATCTGATTTGACGTTTCTTTGGAAAGGCATATTAAGCCCTGGCTGTTGATTCTCATCGAGAATTCCGAAGGGTTAAGATAAACATGACCCGGCATGATTCTATCTCCATCAATAGCAGGCATAACGGTCAGGGCCGTGCAGGTATTGAGCCATTCTGTTATTCCTTCTGTGAATCCTGCTGCAACATGCTGGGCTATGACTATGGGGGTCGGGAATGAGGCCGGAAGCTGTGAAAGAATTGCGCTTATGGCCTGGGGGCCTCCGGTGGACGCGGCAATTGCCACTATGCTCCTGAACTGAGAGTCCTGCTTTTGCAGAGTCATGATTTTTGCTGGCTCCGGCGTTTTGATTTTACCTTTTTTAAGCATGGAAATATGGTGTACCGCTACATCCACGCCTGCAAGTATTTTGATCTTTCTGATCAGCGTGGCTCCATCATCCAGAGTGATATCCGATTTATCCAGAATATCCAATGCTCCTTTTGTTACTGCCTTAAAGGCCATGCGCACTCCGGAGAGGGCCGTAACAGCCAGAATAGGCATAGGACACTGACCCATTATTCTCTCGATTGCCTCAAGCCCGTTCAATACAGGCATGTCTATGTCCATTGTCACAATGTCCGGTTTTAAACTATTGGCCTTGTCAACGGCCTCGAGGCCGTCTTTGGCTTCACCTATGACGCGCAGATCCGGGTCCGAAGAAAGAATATCTATCAGTATCTTCCTCGCCAGTTGGCTGTCATCAACGATCAGCACCCGTATAATCTTGCCGGACCTTCTCATTATTCTTTTTCCTGCTGGCTATGGCTGCTTTGTCTGGACTCGTCTATCTTGAATGTATTGACGAGGGTCTTGAGTCTGCCTGCCATTTTGGCAAGTTCGCCTGCCACGATACTCGATTCCCTGGCCGATGTGGTGGAATGTCTTACTCCCTGATCTATATCCTTGATGGCGATCAGCACCTGGCTGCTGGCTATCTGCTGTTGCTGGGTGGAGAGGGAAATCTGTCTGGCCGAATCAGTGGCTTCCTCCACACCGTTCACCATATTCATCAGCATGGATACGGTCTGTTTTGAGGATTCCTGTCCTTCCCTCATCATGACAGATGTCTTTTCAGATGACATTACCAGTCTGTTCACAGAATCAAGAATTTCGGTGATCTTGCCTTCTATTTCCATAGTGGAGGCAACAACGCTGTCTGCCAGCCTGCGAATTTCCACTGCCACCACTCCGAAGCGTTTCCCCACTTCACCTGCGCTGGCTGCTTCCAGGGCCGCGTTAAAAGCAATCAATTTGGTCTGGTTGGCTATGTTGTTGATGATTTCCATGACCTTGGTGATCTCTTTTGATTTGCGCCCAAGTGAGACTATTTCGGCCAGATTGGACTGCATTCCTTGATTGATGAGGTCGATTTTTTCTGTCAGGTGTTCAACCTCGGATGCGCCATTTCTGGTGTCCGCGAGTGTCTGATCTGCACGTGAAACCACGCTCTGGCTATGCTGCGCTATCTGGCTTGCAGAGGATGACAACTCTTCCATGCTCGAAGTAATCTCAGCCACTGAACTCGCTAACTGGGCCGCGAAGCTGGACTGATGGTGCATGTTTGAGGAAATTGTACCTGCATCGACGTTCAAGGCATTTGTTACTTCTGAAACCATGATTATGCTGTGGTGAAGCTTGTCTATCAGTTCATTGAACCAGGCTGCAAGTTCGCCAATCTCATCATTTGATGTCACTGGCACAGAGATTCTAAGATCGTTATCAAAGGCCTTCATGGCCCTGGTCATAGCAGAAATAGGGCGAGATATGAAGCGGTTGAGTAAATAGGCTGTGCCTGACATGAAGAATAAGGCCACGGCAAGGGTTATACAAAGTTCAAGAATGATGGTGGAGATGACATCTTTGTTGATTCTGGCCTTTCTACTTGCAACCGCCTCGTCTATGTCGTCGACATAGAGTCCTGTCGAAACGATCCAGCTGTAACGAGGTATAGCCTTTGCGAAGGTAATCTTGGGCCGCATAATCTCCTGCCCCGGAATCTTCCATGAATGTTTCAGGAAGCCTTCACCCTTTTCACGGCAGATTTTTGTGAGCTCACCGATTATATTCAGTCCCTTGGGGTCCTTGAGATTGCTTAGATCCTTGCCGTTAAGGGCCGGATCAGGATGGTAGATCATGACATTATTATAATCATGAATCCATAAGTAGCCTTTATCGCCGTAGCGCATGACCTCTATGGCTTTCTTTGCTTCATCTTCGGGAAGTGTGGAAATAAGATTTGCGGCAATCTCAACGTAACCCTTGATCTGGGTTTCCCTTTCTGAAAGAAGGGTTTCCTTGTATGAATCAGCTCGTTCTATTCCTTTGCGGATTGTATCCACGGCTGAAATCGCAGTGACTATCAGAGCCGTCATAACCACCGATACAGTGATGAGCCCAAGCACTTTGTTGCGCAATGTTATTTTCATTTATGTCTCCTTGGATATGCGGCCTTCATTGTGACGCAATCAAATTATTGATTGAAATTCTGTCAAAATTTACCATAAAAAACAATCGTCCGTTTCGGGATAAAACACCCCAGATGCCTTTTGAAAGAAGAAATGGTTCTATAAAGGCCGGGAAAGGGGAAATTTCATTTAAACCAACAGCAGCAATTTCTTCGATGTCATCTATGGAAACCCTGAATTCTTCGTCATCTGAAGTATGGACTATGAGGGATACCTGCTCATCCTTTTCAGGGGAGATCTCCCATGGCAAATTCCGAAGCGTATCTACGTTTTGTACCGTGGTTTTAACGGTCTTGCTTATCTGCTCGGCAGGAGCACCGAAATATATGCCACCGGCTGAAAAAAGCAGCAGGGTTATTGTCCTGGACTGAGTCTCAGCTAATCCATTAGCGTTCATGGAGTAGCCATAGATGACAGTTTTTTGATATCCAGAATGGGCACGGTCTGATCAGGTAATTCGACGGATCCGGTAACCAAATCACGAAGAACTCCTGTCAAGGTTGGAAGCGTGGGTTTGATGCTGCCTACTGGTACATCAAGAACATCCTCGACACTGTCCACCATTACTCCTGACCGGAATGATTCATGCTGAATCATTACTATCATTCCTTTGCCATGTTTTGTACTCTGGCCGCCAAGGAAAAGACTGATGTCAATGGCTGCCTCTATGTCTCCCCTGACATTTATAAGTCCCGGAATATAATTCGGCAGAAATGGGACTGGAAATATCTCCCTTCCTGAGAGAATCTCCAGTACATTGCTTCCGTATAAGGCGTAATCCTGACCGCCAGCCTTGAAGATAACCATTTTAACCTGTTCTTCTTCTACATCAACTATCTTCCGGGATCTAAAAGACCGCTTGATCTCGGATAGGACATCTTCGCTCCTGAATTGGTTGTCTTGTGCTTCCATATCGCCTCTCTGAGCTTGTTATCCTTAATGGGAAAATGCGTCCGCAGATGGCCAATTACACTGACTTGTATATTGATTTAACCCTATTGAGAAATTTGTAAACCATGATTTTCATTACATTCTTTTTTGTTAACTCATATTAAGGGTGATCAGAAACGCTACAGAATTGCTTTGGTCACGATTATTGATCCATATGCTACCTTGTAGAACCAAATTGCCATGCTACTTAAGGCACGGAAATTATGCTAAAATGTAATATATTATGATGCAAACCTCAAAGAGGAATTATAACATACGCTTAGCTGTGTCGATAAATAAGGGGGGGGGCGCAGCGGTGCTTTTTGATAAATTAGTCATGGATGGTGTGTTGAAACGGACAAACGCTCACACGGATTGCCAATATGAGCAATTAGAAGCGTGTGAGGGTAAAACATGAATTGATAAATAATATAGAATATGAAATTCGAAATAAGGCCTTGAGCAGATTATTGGGTTTTTAAAGCAAGGAAACATGGGATACTGAAACCAATTCTTACCGTTGCGGCAAGCCTGTAAATCTGATAGCAGTATCGTGCATATTGGAATATTGCTTGATAAATATCTAAAGCTTGGCCTGAAGATTTGAAAGGGGAAGTCATGGCAAAAAAAGTATCGGAATATTTTGAGGAAAACAGGGACGGGGACACTGTTATCCTTGTTGGTCATGGGGACATGAATTTTTTGTGGCTTGAGATGACGGAAGGCCAGCTCATGCTTTTCGACTACTTCGAAGGCCTGATATCCGAGGAACCATCGGATTATGACGTGGAGCAGCTCGTGGTTGACTGGCTAAACGAAATACACGCAGATCCTGAGACCGCCAATGACGTTATATTTTTTACTCCTGTACACAGAAATGGAAGATTTGAAGTAAAATGAAAATAGCACTTGCAGCGCCCACCTATCCACTCAAGGAAGCGCCATCTCCTCCGCTCGGCCTATGTTATGTGGCAGCGGCATGTGAGGCGGCCGGAGCAGAAGCGAAAATATTCGACTACATAGTCAGAAAATATTCCTTTGAAAAATTGAAATCAGAGATGCAGGAATTCATGCCTGATGTCTTAGGCGCAACTTCCGTCACCATGAGTTTTCTTCCGGCTGTTACAATAATTCAGGATGCGAAAAAGGTTAATCCCGAAATCATAACCTTTATGGGCGGGCCGCACGTTTCGTTTGATGTTAAAAACACCCTTGAAAAATATCCTGAACTCGACCTCATCGTGATCGGAGAAGGAGAGGAAACCCTTAAAGAGCTTATTCCTGTAATTAAAGACAGAAACGAGTGGAAAAATATCCGGGGAATAGCCTTCATGGAAGATGGGGAGGTTTTTTTCACCGGATCAAGGCCGCTTATTGAAAATCTTGACACACTTCCGCTTCCTGCAAGACATCTTCTTCCTCTGTCCAGATATCAGGCTCTTGGCTTTCCTGTCAGTATTATCACGAGCCGTGGATGTCCCAATAAATGCATATTCTGTCTTGGCAGAAAAATGGTGGGTTTCAAGGTAAGGCACAGATCCCCGGAACTTGTGGCTGATGAAATAGAAGAAATCATGTCATACGGTTTTGAGATGATAAATATTGCAGACGACCTTTTCACTGCCAGCAAGGAAAGAGTAAAAGAATTCTGCAAGGTGATAACAGAAAGAAATCTTAAATTCGCATGGTGTATTTTTTCAAGGGTAAACACCATTGATGAAGAACTTCTTGAAATAATGAAGGCTGCCGGATGTATTGCAGTCAGCTTCGGAATCGAGTCAGGCTCCCAGGAAATGC is a genomic window containing:
- a CDS encoding methyl-accepting chemotaxis protein — its product is MKITLRNKVLGLITVSVVMTALIVTAISAVDTIRKGIERADSYKETLLSERETQIKGYVEIAANLISTLPEDEAKKAIEVMRYGDKGYLWIHDYNNVMIYHPDPALNGKDLSNLKDPKGLNIIGELTKICREKGEGFLKHSWKIPGQEIMRPKITFAKAIPRYSWIVSTGLYVDDIDEAVASRKARINKDVISTIILELCITLAVALFFMSGTAYLLNRFISRPISAMTRAMKAFDNDLRISVPVTSNDEIGELAAWFNELIDKLHHSIIMVSEVTNALNVDAGTISSNMHHQSSFAAQLASSVAEITSSMEELSSSASQIAQHSQSVVSRADQTLADTRNGASEVEHLTEKIDLINQGMQSNLAEIVSLGRKSKEITKVMEIINNIANQTKLIAFNAALEAASAGEVGKRFGVVAVEIRRLADSVVASTMEIEGKITEILDSVNRLVMSSEKTSVMMREGQESSKQTVSMLMNMVNGVEEATDSARQISLSTQQQQIASSQVLIAIKDIDQGVRHSTTSARESSIVAGELAKMAGRLKTLVNTFKIDESRQSSHSQQEKE
- a CDS encoding response regulator; translated protein: MKEAENRIIVVDDDSFAAELIGMALESAGFEVIMADGGIDALEKISVDPSIKIIVSDMNMPLINGAELFEELRQNGFNQPFLLLTGEDPEALLSDHPYIDAILAKDENMQEALPSLIKALISKAEAKETK
- a CDS encoding chemotaxis protein CheW; the protein is MEAQDNQFRSEDVLSEIKRSFRSRKIVDVEEEQVKMVIFKAGGQDYALYGSNVLEILSGREIFPVPFLPNYIPGLINVRGDIEAAIDISLFLGGQSTKHGKGMIVMIQHESFRSGVMVDSVEDVLDVPVGSIKPTLPTLTGVLRDLVTGSVELPDQTVPILDIKKLSSMATP
- a CDS encoding diguanylate cyclase; its protein translation is MKPSATERLRNLKKAFINQLPAQINKIREALEAHDITANDKLEDLHRQIHTLKGTAASFGLKNLSIEADKGEQLVKTALKDTFSPSDQWPRQMQEHLAIIEREISCISADEPECVENLSLALAPAKILLDREVIVYLCEDDPIQCSNLATQIGCFGFKVKSFVDLEKFRKAACTEPPDAIVMDMVHHDLETGGADVIKHIMAGRKEAIPVVFISAYSHLAARIAAVRAGASAYFVKPANPSILCSTLHDLTTREEPEPNRIMIVDDDPYLSEMYSSILREVGMETRTLNDPMQALSLLSEFKPDLILMDMYMAGCNGMELAKAIRQMETYISIPIVFLSSETDIDLHFDARKMGGDEFLVKPIKPHHLISAVSVRAERMKLLRSYMVKDSMTGLYNHSTIKEYLSMHAERARQHNENICFAMIDIDHFKKVNDTYGHPVGDQVLVTLARMLKQRLRKTDIIGRYGGEEFAVILPGCPINEAASILDQLRKNFASICFTVGQTTFSSTFSCGVASLSSYPEIEQLCNAADEALYSAKHCGRDRIATAPSQV
- the cheB gene encoding chemotaxis-specific protein-glutamate methyltransferase CheB, with translation MRRSGKIIRVLIVDDSQLARKILIDILSSDPDLRVIGEAKDGLEAVDKANSLKPDIVTMDIDMPVLNGLEAIERIMGQCPMPILAVTALSGVRMAFKAVTKGALDILDKSDITLDDGATLIRKIKILAGVDVAVHHISMLKKGKIKTPEPAKIMTLQKQDSQFRSIVAIAASTGGPQAISAILSQLPASFPTPIVIAQHVAAGFTEGITEWLNTCTALTVMPAIDGDRIMPGHVYLNPSEFSMRINSQGLICLSKETSNQMYHPSCDTLLCSVAEAFGKNSVGVILSGMGSDGVSGINSIKTVGGATLAQDEQSSVVFGMNGIAIKQGAVENVLSLNEIPGVLIRLVGLNNGELK
- a CDS encoding CheR family methyltransferase — protein: MNANPEISDIQLEPFKALLLEICGFSFDSGRGQSLHTALINRMAYRRMDSLMDYIALLKRNPDEMHSLVELLTVNETYFFRESEYLSLMMKRLVPEIMNDSPNAQIKIVSAGCSTGEEPYSIAMLLNDILGSESMQRFNIVGVDIDGSVISKAIKGIYGKYSFRGMDHIYLERYFEEAEAGTFRVKKQIMNQVTFQTANLRSSIYPAVMQNSDIIFYRNVSIYFPAQVQEEIFARLADCLNTGGYLIVSATETMHHDLGILALVEMNGLFVYRKLPGTLSRDRRHHRRKEPEAVRPLITKNTRQPEQLKKPEKPDKHFEKINIKSLFDDALEHAQAERPDLALSVLDKIISQDQGFVNAHALRASLLIDAHRLDEAQSACNEALKHDLLCLSACLMLGIIAHQTGKNEAGLKHFRKAVYLDSLCWPAHFYLAGITHLMGENKRAIAGYQTALEILSNGAISELGTKYFPLTFNAQQFLVVCRHKIGILKKT
- a CDS encoding hybrid sensor histidine kinase/response regulator; its protein translation is MAIDRSKFLARFVDEARVHCARLTEGLLVLEKSPLDSDTVNSLFRSAHTIKGSARMMKLSGIGELAHGMEDLLDAVRGGRVSLTTGSFELLLKCVDSIAAMLDQINTGHESPAAPADLCYELKKKAICDPDYSGTEPVTSVAEQIDEKTDETDQEKQVVNHSTRPGSGQTEYLRVNAGKLDELIRLMGEIISDHNRFRMDIQNVQDTFRITAQDIDSALAILDHDIQESENPRRIVENYETAQNNLRQAIQIIGDGVRMQEHLFGELRDATLELRMIALSTVFEPLTRNVRDLARDFDKEVDFIITGGDTELDRKICERIGDSLLHMIRNALDHGLEPPVERIRSGKSPKGRIELTAFYHGGGVTIALHDDGRGLDQEKIRNKALSRHLFDAATLEHMSRAEINNLIFLPGFSTSPIITDLSGRGVGMDVVRQNIVNELKGSVTIETQQGKGTSFFLHLPLNLAVCPLFIVQAAGMAMALPETSIVEMLTVSQDDIIEIVGKQAFRLREQIIPVERLAGILKLEGDSLVLKNATLMVVRDGENKFGLLVDEILGREEMVVKPLPEYLKQLRIVTGGTIGQGNSIINVLHVPELMRLAGESTAPVSEGAAKTEGSLILVVDDSINTREIEKSILEAYGYTVETADDGQEALEKTRNTIYDLIITDVEMPRLDGFSLTEKLRSDPRYLSVPIIIVTSLEKDIDKKRGIMAGADAYIVKKAFDQSNLLDTIRNLIGG
- a CDS encoding B12-binding domain-containing radical SAM protein, whose protein sequence is MKIALAAPTYPLKEAPSPPLGLCYVAAACEAAGAEAKIFDYIVRKYSFEKLKSEMQEFMPDVLGATSVTMSFLPAVTIIQDAKKVNPEIITFMGGPHVSFDVKNTLEKYPELDLIVIGEGEETLKELIPVIKDRNEWKNIRGIAFMEDGEVFFTGSRPLIENLDTLPLPARHLLPLSRYQALGFPVSIITSRGCPNKCIFCLGRKMVGFKVRHRSPELVADEIEEIMSYGFEMINIADDLFTASKERVKEFCKVITERNLKFAWCIFSRVNTIDEELLEIMKAAGCIAVSFGIESGSQEMLKRVRKGITLDQARKAVEACKKTGMRSHASFMVGLPGESLETLEETRKFQQELGIEYGYHFLCPFPGTTVREDLSEYDLEILTDDWSRYDADSPIVQTSMLKPEQMEAFVEESYKEIRADWDKLKARHEKGEALPEEILQIEGYRKMEFIFKVLSDDLLEKHGNQTGETDEAYKMMISEISAETAETSEYTSSIIDMMMDKGLIRKKTENNSTIFEWTHNNRQ